Proteins co-encoded in one Haloarcula sp. DT43 genomic window:
- a CDS encoding phosphoribosylanthranilate isomerase has protein sequence MTRVKICGVTDGADRDAVVAAGADAVGVIHGVPVDTPREVDEEQAETLVGGVPPFVTSVLVTMPTTVQEAVRRVDGVEPDAVQVHDGLSPSELGALDSRISQQIVAVVAADAPDIEEYAAHADALLVDSVDADGGGGTGETHDWERTREVVASLDAPVVLAGGLTPENVAAAVETVDPFAVDVASGVEQSGGRKDHDAVERFVRNATRATGGAA, from the coding sequence ATGACGCGCGTGAAAATCTGTGGCGTAACGGACGGCGCGGACCGCGACGCCGTCGTCGCGGCCGGCGCTGACGCGGTCGGCGTCATCCACGGCGTCCCGGTCGACACGCCTCGCGAGGTCGACGAGGAGCAGGCCGAGACGCTCGTCGGCGGCGTCCCGCCGTTCGTGACGAGCGTGCTGGTGACGATGCCGACGACGGTCCAGGAGGCCGTCAGGCGCGTCGACGGCGTCGAACCCGACGCCGTGCAGGTCCACGACGGGCTCTCGCCGTCGGAACTCGGGGCCCTCGACAGCCGAATCTCCCAGCAAATCGTCGCCGTGGTCGCGGCGGACGCGCCGGACATCGAGGAGTACGCCGCCCACGCCGACGCCCTGCTCGTGGACTCGGTCGACGCCGACGGCGGCGGCGGCACAGGCGAGACTCACGACTGGGAGCGCACGCGCGAGGTCGTCGCCTCGCTGGACGCCCCCGTCGTGCTGGCCGGCGGGCTGACCCCCGAGAACGTCGCGGCGGCCGTCGAGACGGTCGACCCGTTCGCCGTCGACGTGGCCAGCGGCGTCGAGCAGTCGGGCGGTCGGAAGGACCACGACGCCGTCGAGCGGTTCGTCCGCAACGCCACGCGAGCGACGGGGGGTGCAGCATGA
- the trpD gene encoding anthranilate phosphoribosyltransferase, with the protein MKEYIERVTDGEDLTQDEARAVATTVFEDATEAQIGALLAALRAKGETEAEIAGFAEGMRDAARTIRPEREGLVDTCGTGGDDYNTINVSTTSAIVAAGAGVPIAKHGNYSVSSSSGSADVLEEVGVDIEAEPPEVEETIEREGIGFMLAPVFHPAMKAVIGPRQELGMRTVFNILGPLTNPADADAQVLGVYDPDLVPVMAEALARLDVERALVVHGDGLDEIAIHGETAVAEVTGDRIAEYTITPEDMGLETHDIEDIAGGEPAENAADLRGIVSGEVTGAKRDIILANAGAAIYVAGVADTHEAGVEQARQAIESGAAADKLDDLIGA; encoded by the coding sequence ATGAAAGAGTACATCGAACGCGTTACTGACGGCGAGGACCTGACACAGGACGAGGCTCGGGCCGTTGCGACGACGGTCTTCGAGGACGCGACCGAGGCCCAAATCGGTGCGCTTCTGGCCGCACTGCGGGCCAAGGGGGAGACCGAGGCCGAGATAGCCGGCTTCGCGGAGGGGATGCGCGACGCCGCACGGACCATCCGACCCGAACGGGAGGGGCTGGTCGACACCTGCGGGACGGGCGGCGACGACTACAACACCATCAACGTCTCGACGACGAGCGCCATCGTGGCCGCCGGGGCCGGCGTCCCGATTGCCAAACACGGCAACTACTCCGTCTCCTCCTCGTCGGGGAGCGCCGACGTGCTCGAAGAGGTCGGCGTCGACATCGAGGCCGAACCGCCGGAGGTCGAGGAGACAATCGAGCGTGAGGGTATCGGCTTCATGCTCGCGCCCGTGTTCCACCCGGCGATGAAGGCCGTCATCGGCCCGCGCCAGGAACTGGGCATGCGGACCGTCTTCAACATCCTCGGGCCGCTGACGAACCCCGCCGACGCCGACGCGCAAGTGCTGGGCGTCTACGACCCGGACCTCGTTCCGGTGATGGCCGAGGCGCTTGCTCGCCTGGACGTCGAGCGGGCACTGGTCGTCCACGGCGACGGCCTCGACGAAATCGCCATCCACGGCGAGACGGCCGTCGCGGAGGTCACCGGCGACCGCATCGCGGAGTACACCATCACGCCGGAGGACATGGGCCTGGAGACCCACGACATCGAGGACATCGCGGGCGGTGAGCCCGCGGAGAACGCGGCCGACCTCCGCGGCATCGTCTCGGGCGAGGTCACCGGCGCGAAGCGGGACATCATCCTCGCCAACGCCGGCGCGGCCATCTACGTCGCCGGCGTCGCCGACACACACGAGGCGGGCGTCGAACAGGCCCGGCAGGCCATCGAATCGGGCGCGGCGGCCGACAAACTCGACGACCTCATCGGGGCATGA